The following is a genomic window from Streptomyces sp. BHT-5-2.
GGTTTCCGGGGCGTGCGCGGGGCCGGGGGCGCGGTCGTGAAGGGTCGCCGGAGAGCGCCCGGATCCGGTCGGCGGCGCCGCCCGGAGTGCCTGGTTCCGGGTGGACCTCCCGCTTTCCCCTCCACGAACCGGCCCGTCGCTCTGTTGGATTACCGGTCGGTATGGCAGCATCCGCGCCGAAGGAGAGCACACGAATCGGTGCGGAACGACCGGAGGTGACTGGTGGGGAGCCAGGGGGCACAACAGGGCGTTCGGGACGCGAGTGCGGGATGGGGCCTACGGGGCGGCCGGCTGGCGGTCTGCACCGCGGTCGTCCTCTGTGCCACGGGGCTGCTCGGTGGGACGGCCACGGCGGCGCAGCGGTCCCCGGACCCCGCGCCGTCCCCCGGCGGCGAGGCCCGCCACCTCGACGAGGTGCGCAAGGAGATCGAGGGCCTCTACCGCACCGCGGAGCGGGCGACCGACGACTACAACGCCGCCGAGGAGCAGGTCCAGCTCCAGCAGAAGAAGATCGTCCAGCTGGCCCGCACCATCGACTCCGGCCAGCAGCGGCTGGCCGCCCTCAAGCGTCGGGCCGGTGCGCTGGCCAGCGCCCAGTACCGCACCGGCGGCATTCCCCCCGAGGCGCAGCTGCTGCTCAGCCCCGACCCGGAGTCCTTCCTGGCCAACGCCGATCTGACCCGCAAGGGACAGCAGGCCGTCAAGGGCGTGATCAGCCAACTCACGCACCTCCAGAGTGACTTGCAGGGCTACGCCCAGGACGCCAGTCACCGCTGGGAGCAACTGGACGCCGACCGTCGGAAGAAGGACGCCGCCCGCAAGGAGATCAACGACAGGATCGACGCGGCGAAAAAGCTGGAATCCCGACTGGCCGCCAAGGAAAAGGAACGGCTGCGGAAACTGGAGGACGACCAGGCGCTGCTCGCCCAGCAGAAATGGCTCGACTCCGGCGTACTCCGGGACATCACCAACAAAGCATCCGAGCAGGGCAAGAAGGCGATTTCGTACGCCACTTCGCAGATCGGCAAGGATTACGTCTGGGGTGCGGTGGGCCCGGACACCTTCGACTGCTCGGGGCTGACCCTGCGGTCCTGGCAGGCCGCCGGGCGGACGATTCCGCGCACCTCGCAGGAGCAGTGGCGGCAGCTGCCCCGGGTGGCGCTCAAGGATATGCGACCGGGCGACCTCGTCATTTATTTCTCCGACGCCAGCCATGTCGGGATGTACGTCGGGGACGGCGCGATCGTGCACGCCCCGCGGCCCGGCCGGCAGGTGACGCTCACGGGCGCCGGCTCGATGCCGATCCTGGGCGTCGTCCGCCCGGACGGGGACCCGGCCCGCTGAGCGGACCCTCGCCCGCGCCGCCGGTGACGGCGGCAGGGGGCGATTCCGGACATTCTCCGGCCGCGCCTTCCGTGCCCTCCGCCCCTTCCGTTCCGCCCACCGTTTCCGTGCATTTCCGTTCCGTGCGAGCGGAATGCACGGAATGCGCGGCGGTGCCGAGCGCTGCCGCACCGCCGGATTGTTGAATTCCGAAGGGTGGGCTCGCGGAAGCGGCCGGAGGATGTCTTTCCGTAGTGGCGCGGTAGCTGTCCGGCAACGGAATGCGTCCGGCCGGGGTGATGTTCGTCATTCCCCCTCCCGGCCGCCGCAGGTGAAATGCACTCCCGGCTTTGGCATATGACGAAGGCCGCGTGCCAAAGGGCATTCCGTGCCGCACGGTCCGGACGCTATGGTCGCCCTTCGACGCCCGATGGCGCCCCGCCGAACAGACCGACGAGCGGGGTCGAACCGGGCACGGCGGTGTGCCGATCGGTATGCCGCCGCACCCCTCGGGGGGAGGGAAGGAAGCAGACCCATGCCCGTACCCGTACCGCGCCCGCGGACGGACGTGCTGCCGCACGAGGCAGGACCGGTGGACCCCGGCTGCGCGGAAACCGCCCGCGCCGCCGCCGTCGGCATGCCGGCGCACGGGGCCTGCTCCGGGGCTTCCCACCCGCCGCAGACCGCGCCGGAGGCACCCCCGACGCCCCTCGCCGCCGCCCGCCCCGCCCCGTTGCCCCGGGACCTGCCGGCGGCCGAGCTGCCGCGCCCGGCCGCGGACCACCGGCTCCCGGCCGGACGGACCGCTGCCCGCCCCGCGGCCGGTCATGCGCCCGACCCGGCGAACGGCACCGTGTTCTCCGCCACAGTCGAGGCCCCGGCCGCCGCCGAGCCGCTGCCGGACCCCCCGCCCGAGCCGCCCGCCCAGGGGCTGACCCTGCTCCTCATAGGCGAGGACCCCAACAGCCACGTCCCCGAGATGTGGGACTGGGCCGGCCGCAAGGTCCGGCTGCGCACCGCCCGCAACCTCACCGAGGCCGAGCGGCTGCTCACCGACGACGTGCACTGCATCCTGCTCGACCTCACCCCGGCCGAGGGCGAGGCACGGACCACCGGCGGCTCCCGGGGCGACGAGCTGGGTGTGCTCCGCGACGTCCTGCGCATGGCCCCCGCGCAGGCCGTCCTCGTCCTCACCTGCGAGACGGACGCCGAGCGGGCCGCCGACGCGGTGCGGGTGGGCGCCCAGGACTACCTCTTCCGCGACGAGCTGGACGGCAAGGTGCTCAGCCGCGCGGTGCGCTACGCCGTGGAACGCAAGCGCGCCGACCTCGCCCAGCGCCAGCTCACCGAGTCCCGGCTGCGCGCCCAGGAGAACGCCCGCCTGGAGCGCGGCCTGCTGCCCACCCCGCTGCTCGACGGCTCCGAGCTGCGCTTCGCGGCCTGCTACCGGCCCGGGCGCAGCCGCGCCCTGCTCGGCGGCGACTTCTACGACACCGTCCGCACCCCGGACGGCACCGTCCATGCCATGATCGGCGACGTCTGCGGCCACGGCCCCGACGAGGCCGCGCTCGGCGTCGAACTCCGCATCGCCTGGCGGGCGTTGACCTTCGCCGGGCTGTACGGTGACGAGCTGCTGGCCACCCTCCAGAAGGTGCTGGAGAACGAGCGCTCCGACGACGAGATCTTCGCGACGCTGTGCACCGTCGACATCTCCGAGGACGGCCACCGGGCCGGGGTGTGCCTGGCCGGCCACCCCGCGCCGCTGCTGGCCCGCGCCGGTCGGCGGCCGGAACTGCTGCCGTACGAGTTCGGCGGCCCGGCGCTCGGGCTGCTGCCGGAGGCCCGCTGGCCGCGCCGCCAGGTCGAGCTGGGCGCCGCCTGGAGCCTGCTGATGTACACCGACGGCCTCATCGAGGGCCGCATCGGCGAGGGAAACCGGCGCCTGGGCCAGGAGGGCATGACCGAGCTCGTCGCCCGCCAGATGGCGAACGGCCTGCAGGGCGAGGAGCTGCTGGAGGAGTCGGTGCGCGAGGTCCGTGCCCTCAACGGCGGCGAGCTCACGGACGATGTGGCGGTCCTGCTGCTGGACCGGCGCTAGACCCCGTCCGACGAACCAGGGCCGGCCCCGCCGGGCGGCCGGGCCCGGAGCGGAGACGGGCCCGGCCGCACCGGGGGGCGAGGCCGAGACCTAGCGGCCGCCGTTGTACGGCCCGTAGGGGCCGTCCGAGCTGGAGCCGCGGCGGCGCGGGCCACGGCCGCCACCGGCCACCGCGCGCAGCGCCGGCCGGACGTCGACGGTGTAGACGATCACCGCGATCACGCCGATGATCGGCAGGAACGACAGCATCGGCAGCAGGAACAGCAGCGCGGTGGCCAGGCCCAGGAAGATCAGCCACATGCCCTTGTTCTGCTTGTCGGCCGCGCGGTAGGCGTCCTCGCGGCGGGTGGCCGCGTCGATCAGCATCACGGCCGCATAGACGCCGAGGGCGAGCTGAACCCAGCTCAGAATGCTCTGGAATCCGTAAATCAGCACGCCGTCCACCTGCCGTTAGCCGTTCGCCCTGGGAGTCGGGCTGTCATCGTGGGTCGTGTGGGTCCTGGGGCCCCACCGTACCGGGACAACGGGCCGGGCACGTGGGAAGTGCCCGGCCCGCCCGATGACCGGCGCTCACCGGCGGCTCACTTCGCCGACGACGGCGGGGTGCTCTTCTTCGCCGGGCCCGCGGCGGGCTTGCGCTGGGCGGCCGGCTTCTTCGCCCCGGCGGCCTTCGTCTCGGTGGAGGCGGTGGCCTTCGCCTCGGGGCGGGTGCCGTTGGCCGGCACGGTCTTGGCGCGGCCGCCGGTCTCCGCGCCGTTCTTCGCCTCGGCCTTGTGCTCCGGCTCGATCGCCACCGCCAGCTCCTCGACCTGCTCGGCGGCGCCACCGCGCCAGTTCTGCACCGCGCCGCGGCCGCGCTCGGCCAGCTCGTCGTAGGTCTCGCGGGCCTGCACGGCGACCTCGGCGGCCCGGCCGACGCCGCGCAGCGCCAGCTCCTGCGCCTGGTCGCGGAACTTCTTCAGGTCGCCGTCGAGCGAGCCCAGCAGCTCGCCCAGCTTCTCCTGGGCCTCCTTGGCCTGCTTGGTGACCAGGGCCTGGATGTCCTTGGGGTCGGTGCTGCGGACCGACTCGAAGCGCTTGGGCGCCTCGGCCTTCAGCTTCTCGACCAGCTGCGGCACCTCGCCCAGCTTCTCGGCGGCCAGGTCGGCGGTACCGGCCAGGGCGTACAGCGGGGTCGCGTCGGTCAGGGCCTTGCGGAGGTCATCGGTGGTGATGGCCATGACGTGGTTCCTCCTGGAAACGATGGGGTTGCTCAGGTGGCGTGCGGGCCGCCGTCGGCCTCTGTCTCATGGGGGTGGTCGTCGTCCTCGGGCCCGTCGCCGGACCGGGGCGCGGTGCCGCCGGCCGGTTCGCCGCCGCCGAGCCCGTTCTCCTTGCGGAAGGACTCGTAGATCTGCAGCAGGACCTGCTTCTGCCGCTCGTTCAGCGACGGGTCGGTGAGTATCGCGGTCTGCACCCCGGTGCCGTCCGGGGCGCGCCGTTCGTCCAGGATGCCGGCCTGGACGTACAGCGTCTCGGCGGATATCCGCAGTGCCTTGGCGAGCTGCTGGAGGATCTCCGCGCTCGGTTTGCGCAGACCACGCTCGATCTGGCTGAGGTACGGGTTGGACACCCCCGCGGCATCCGCCAGCTGCCGCAGGCTCAGCTGCGCGGTGCGCCGCTGCTCCCGCAGGAACTCGCCGAGATTGCCGACGTTGAGTGATGCCATGCATCGATACTGCACGGTAGTGCTAACTATTGCAAGCAAGCGCTAGCAGGAGTGGTGTGCGACATACCGGGCGGCGGGCGCGGGGCCGGTGTCGCCCGCTCGTCGCGTCGACGGAGCGAGGCCGTCCGGCCCGGAAGCGGCGCGGGAATCCCCTGCGGGGTCGGTGTAATGGTGGTGACGACGGGCGAGGAGGGAATCCTTCCGATGCCCGTGGGGTTTAGGGGATTCTGGTTGCTTCATGAACCTGGAATTCGTCGTGCGTCGCGCCGCCGGCTCCGCTGAATTCGTCGGCTACGGTGGGTACTTCGCGCCGGGCGCGTGGATGTGCTGGTCGTGTTCGCGGCCCCCGAAGCCAGTTGGCCGGTGGCGATGTTCTATCGTTGGGGAATGCGGCTGCGGTACCCGGTAGTTCCTCGAATGCGCTGGATATTTCGTTGCCGGTGAGAGTGGGGTTTCACCCGAGGATAGGATCCTCGGGTGAAACGCATTCCTATACGAATTTCCGGCGTCCTGCTCGCCGTCTTGGCGCTTGCTGCGGCGCCGGCCCCGGCGGTCGCGGCTCCGCTCGGCGCCGCTGCCCCATCCGAAATTTCGGCCCCTTCCGTCGCGCCCCAGCGCAGCACTCCCGAGGTGCGGGCAATTTCCTGGAATATCTGCGGCGAGGCGGGCGGTGACCGGGGCGAGGCCGGGTATTGCCCTTACCGGAACGCCCCGGAACAGAAGGTCGACCAGGTCAAGCAGCTGGTCGACGAGCACCAGGCGAACGTGGTGATGCTGCAGGAGGTGTGCGGCAACGCCCCGGGAAGTCACGTGGATCTGCTGCACACGAAACTCGGCCCGGAGTGGTCCGTCCGGCACGCCGTGGGGGCACGCGAGAGCGACGGCGCCGCCCATTGCCGTAACGGTCTGAAAGGCGAACTCGGGGTGGCGCTCGCGGTAAAGGGCGCCATCGAGGAAACGACCACCGAGAACACCCTGCCCGCGGACCCGTCCGGTAAGGACGAGCAGACCCTGCCGATCCTGTGCGCCACGGTGCGAGGGTGGACCACCCGCGTCTGCACCACCCACATCAAGTCCGGCGAGGACCCGCGCGTCGGCCAGCAGATTCTCAACGTCGAGCGTCACCTCGGCGCGGATGCGAACACCGACGTTCTGCTCGGCGGTGATTTCAACCGCAACGCGGATGCCGCGCAGATGAAACCGCTGACCGACAGCCTCGACCGGGCCATCGACGGCTACACCTACCGCAATACCAATAAGCTCGACCACTTCTTCTTCACCAGAGCCGTGGGATCGAGTCGCGTTGCGCACTGGGACATCGACAAGTCGCGCATGGACACGTCTCCCAACGAGCCCGACAGCGGGGAGCCCAACGGCTATTCCGACCACGCGCCGATCATCGTGTATTTGCGCGGAGCACCCGTACCCGGCGACATGACCGGAGACGGCCGTCCCGACATGGTCGCCGTCGACGACGCCGGCAGGCTCCGCCTCTACAGCGGGCGCGGCGACGGCACGTTCACCGGCGGCCACCGGGTCATCGGGACCGGCGGCTGGTCGGGGGCCGCCGTCACGCACCGCGGCGACTACACGGGCGACGGTCGCGAGGACCTGATCGCCCGCATAGGCGGCGAGTTGTGGCTCTACCCCAACAACGGCGACGGCACCCTGGGCGCACGCGTCCGTATCGGCTCCGGTCTGCCGGCGGACAGCCAGATCGTCAGCGTCGGAGATCTGACCGGCGACGGCCACCCGGACCTGGTCGCCGGCTACGACGACAAGCTGTGGCTCTACCCGGGCGACCCCGCCGACAAGCCGCACCTCAAGCCCCGCATCCAGATCGGTGCCCGCGGCTGGGCGCCCATGACGCTGACCGCGCCCGGCGACGCGACCGGCGACGGCCGCCCCGACCTGCTCGTACGCGAGAGCACGAGCGGAATTCTCTGGCTCTACCGCGGCCGGCCCGACGGCACCTTCGACGACCGCACCCCATACGGCCGCCGTGGCTGGAACCCGCTCAACCGCCCGCTGATCGCCGGAGGGGCGGACGCCGACCGGAACGGGATCGCCGATCTGTGGGCCACCACCCGCGAGGGCACCCTGCTCCACTACGCAGGCGGGCGGAACGCCGACGGCGACCCGGTCGACGGCGAGGCCACCGTGGTCGGCAGGAGCGGCTGGCAGAACATCGAATCCCTCGCCTGACCGGGCTCCCGAGCGCCCGGCGAGCGGATCGGGGGGCGATGCTCGTCGGGCGGGCGCGGGGGAGAGCCGGGTAGGGGAGTGATGCGGTCGCGTGCGGCGGGGTACCCGCCCGCCGTATCGGTCCGTGGAGTGGGAAGCCTAGGGTGGGCGGGCGACGGAGGTTGTCGCGTACGGACAGACGGGGGTCAGCATGGTGCGCAAGGTGGAATCCGGACAGATACGGCGGCGGCTGCGTTCCGGCACCGTCGTCCTCGGGGGCATGGGCGCGCTGGCCGCGGCCCTCACCTCCTGTGGATCGGAGCCGGACAAGCGCTGCGTGGACCCCAGGAGCTACGACGGCGCCCTGGGATACCGCGTGCTCAGCCCGGCGCAGTGCTCCTCGTCGGGTGGTGCGGCCGGTACCACGTCCGGCCGCTGGTACTACGGCTCCGGCGGCTCCGGCCGCTACGCCAAGGGCGGCACGTTCGACAAGAGCGCCGCCGTCACCCGCGGGGGCTTCGGCTCCCGGCACGGCTCCTCGGGCGGCTGACGCCGGATGCGCCGCCACCGCACCGAGCCCCGCCCCGACTGGCAGGGCATCGTCGAGGCCCAGGGCCTGATCTACCCGCTCACCCGGTACCCCGACGACTCGCTGCGCCCCTACTGGGACGAGAGCGCCTACTACTCCTTCTCGGTCGACGAGATCGAGGAACTGGAGGGGGTCGTCGAGGAACTGCACGGCATGTGCCTGGCCGCCGCCGAGCACATCGTCGTCCACGACCGGTTCGCCGACCTCGGCCTCACCGATCCGCGCCTGGCCGCCCGGGTCGCCGAGGCGTGGCGCCGCCGCGCCGAACTCCCCTCCGTCTATGGCCGGTTCGACCTCCGCTACGACGGCACCGGCCCGGCCAAGATGCTGGAGTACAACGCCGACACCCCCACCTCCCTGGTGGAGGCCGCCAGCCCGCAGTGGTTCTGGATGGAGGACCGCTTCCCGGCCGCCGACCAGTGGAACTCGCTGCACGAGCGGTTGGTGGCCGCCTGGAAGCGGCAGGCGGCGCTGCTGCCGCCCGGCGCCCCGCTGCACTTCGCGCACTCGGCCGACGACGAGCTGGGCGAGGACCTGATGACCGTCGCCTACCTGCGCGAGACGGCCGAACAGGCGGGCCTGGCCACCGAGGCGATCGCCATGGAGGAGATCGGCTGGGACCGGCTCTCCGGGCGCTTCGTCGACCAGCAGCTGCGTTTCGTCCGCGCCTGCTTCAAGCTCTACCCCTGGGAGTGGCTGGCCGCCGACGCCTTCGGCCCGCACGTCCTGGACACCCTCGACAACGGCGGCGCCACCGGCTCCACCCTGTGGATCGAGCCCGCCTGGAAGATGCTGCTCTCCAACAAGGCACTGCTGGCGGTCCTCTGGGAGCTCTTCCCCGGCCACCCCAACCTCCTGCCCGCCTATCTGGACGGCCCCCGCGACCTGCCCGCCGGCCCCGGATACGTCGCCAAACCGCTGCTGGGAAGGGAAGGTGAAGGGGTCACCGTCCACCCCTCGGGATCCGCAGCCGTCCTGCGCGACGAACCCTGCTGCTACCAGGAGTTGGCCCCGCTGCCGGACTTCGACGGAAACCGGGTGGTGCTGGGCGCCTGGGTCGTCGACGACGAGGCGGCCGGCCTCGGCATCCGCGAGTCGGCCGGACTGGTCACCGACGGGTACGCGCGGTTCGTGCCGCACCTCATCGGAGGGGACAGCGGATGAGAACGGGGATGAGAACGGGGACGGGGGGCGGATGGGGAGGCGGATGAAAAACCCGGTGCGGATGCCGGGGTGCGCTGCTACGGTCTGCGGCATGCAGCGCGCAGTTCTGTCCTTCACGACGACGCCGGAGACAGTCCCGGCGCGCTGACCACTGACTTCCGAGTCGTCGAGCCCCGGGGCGAGTGCCCCGGGGCTTCGCCGTGTGGTCACTCGCCCGTACCCGCGAGGAGACCGCCATGAACACCGCACCCGCCCACGACCACCGCCGGCTCGGCCGCGAGCTGGACCTCTTCGACACCGATCCGCTGATGGGCGCCGGACTGCCCTACTGGCTGCCGGACGGCGCGGCGGTGCGGCACGCACTGGAGGAGTACATCCGCGAGACCGAGCGCCGCGCCGGCTACCGGCACGTCTACTCGCCGGTCCTCGGCAAGCGCGAGCTGTACGAGATCTCCGGCCACTGGGACCACTATCGCGACGACATGTTCCCGCCCATGGACCTCGGCGGCGAACAGGTCGTACTGCGCCCCAGCCTCTGCCCCCACCACGCCCTCATCTACCGCGCACGCCCCCGCAGTCACCGTGAACTCCCCTTGCGGATCGCGGAGTTGGGTGGGATGTACCGCTCGGAGCGCTCCGGGGTGCTCGGCGGGCTCACCCGCGTCCGTGCCATCCAGCTCAACGACGCGCACATCTTCTGCACCCTCGACCAGGTCGCCGACGAGGCCCGCGCGGCCCTGGACCTGATCCGCCGCGCCTACGCCGACCTCGGCATCCGCGCCGCCCGTTACCGCCTCTCGCTCCCCGGGGAGGGCGGCAAGTACGTCGCCGATCCCGCGATGTGGCGGCGGGCGTCGGCCCTGCTGACCGAGGTCCTGGACGGCTCCGGGGTGGCCTACGAGGCCGCCGGGGGCGAGGCCGCCTTCTACGGCCCCAAGATCGATGTGCAGATCGCCGACCGCGCAGGCCGCGAGGCCACCCTCTCCACCGTCCAGGTGGACCTCCACCAGCCGCGCCGCTTCGACCTGTCCTACGCGGGCCCCGACGGCGCCCGGCACCGGCCCGTGATGGTCCACCGCGCCGTCATCGGCAGCGTCGAACGCGCCGTCGCCCACCTCATCGAGGAGCACGGCGGCGCCTTCCCGGCCTGGCTCGCCCCCGTCCAGCTCGCGGTGCTCCCGGTCTCCGAGGACGAACTGCCGCACGCCGACGGGCTGGTGCGGCGCTGTCGGGAACGCGGCCTGCGGGCCGAACTCGTCGGCCCCGCCCAGGGCACCCTCGGCGCCCGGATCCGCGCCGCCCGGCGCGCTCCCTACCAGGCCGTCATCGGCCCCCGTGAGGCCCCCGCCGACCTCGTCGCCCTCCGCCTGCGCGACGGCCGCCGCCCGGCACCGCTCCCCGCCGCCGAGGCACTGGCCCGCATCGCGGCGGTGGTGGCGGGGCGGCGGGGAGAGCTGTGGCCGGAGGGATGAGGGCTCGCACGGACCGCCTGCCGTACGGGCCCGTTGCTGCCCGGCCGTTGTCGCCCGGGCCGTTTCGTCGACGGCTGGCCGCTCTTCGACGCCGTGGTGCCGGGCGGGCCGCCGCCTCCGCCGCCGGCCGTCCCGCGTCGCCTCACTCCCTGAGCCAGCAGCCGACGGCCTCCAGCCAGGCGTCGAGCAACGGGGCCTCGCCGAGGATCTCCACCGGGCCGGTGCCTGCGGCGACCGGGGCAGGGACGGGGCCGCGTGCGGGGAGCCGGCCGTAGACGAGCAGCAGCAGGTCGTTGAGCGCGCCGCGGACGGTGGTGGTGGCCGGTGGGGTGGAGGGGGCGAGGGGCGGCGGGCGGTGCCAGCTGAGCGCGTCGGCGTCGAGGTCGACCAGCCAGTCCGCGGCGGCCTCGGGGGTGCCGTCGGTGGCCTGGAGGCGGAGGGTGCGGCCGGTGCCCAGGAAGGCGGATATGCGAGGGCCGCGCTCCAGTACGGCCGGCAGGGAGCCGAAGGACATCCACTCGTCGAGGGCGTCCACGGCGACGTCCTCCACGACCGCGAACGGGCGGTCGGCCACGGCCGGACCACCCGGAGCCTGTGCGGTGGCGAAGATGGCGTCCGCGCGGTGCACCACCGTCTCGTGCGCCATCCGCCGCGCCCAGAACGCCGACGTCGCGCCCGGGCCCGGCGTCCACACCGCCGCCTCGGGGCCGGCCGCGCGCAGCGTGTCGGCCAGCCGGTCGGCGCCCTCGGTCAGCCGGGCGGCGAGCGCGGACCCGTCCCCGTCGGCGGGACCGGGGACGTCACCGGCCGGGCCGTCGGGCACCGGACCGGTCGCTCTCGTCCGGACGAGCGTCTCCACCCGGCGGTGCGCCCCGCCCAGATGGCGCAGCAGCCGGGCGAGGGTCCAACCGGGGCAGGTGGGCACCGGCGCGGAGAGGTCCGCACCCTCGACCCGGGTCCTCAACAGGGCGGTCTGGGCGACGATTTCGGCACAGTGACGGTCGTAGCTCATCGAAGCCATACGACCACCGTACGGCGCACCACCGACAATGCTCAGGGGGTTGGCGCTCCGGCCGCTCCGGCCGCTCCGGCCGCGGTGGGCGGCTCTACGGCGACGGCGGGCGGTCGGGTGCCGATCACGACGGTGGCGCAGAGCTCGTCGGAGGCGGCCACGCGGGGGAGCAGCCCGCTGCGTCGGAAGGCCGCGACGGCCCGGTCCGCCTGCCGCTCACCGGTCTCGACGAGCAGGTGGCCGCCCGGCGCCAGCCACCGGGGCGCCTCCGCCGCCACCCGCCGCAGCACGTGCAGCCCGTCCGCGCCGCCGTCGAGCGCCACCAGCGGCTCGTACTCGCGGGCCTCCGACGGCAACAGGCCGACCTCCTCGGTGGGGACGTAGGGGACGTTCGCCGTCAGGACGTCGATCCGTCCCCGGAGGCCGACGGGCAGCGGGTCGAACAGGTCGCCCTCGTGGACCCGTCCGCCAGCCGCGGCCACATTGCGGCGGGCACAGCGCACCGCGGCCGGTTCGATGTCGCAGGCGTGCAGTTCGACCGCGCCCAGCGCCGCGGCCAGCGCGGCCCCGACGGCGCCGGAGCCGCAGCACAGATCGACCGCGACGGGGCGCCGCCCGCTCCGCGCAACGGCCCGCCCGAGGGCGACGGCCTGCCCGAGCAGGAACTCGGTGCGCCGGCGCGGCACGAAGACACCGGGGTCAACGCGGACCCGCAGACCACCGAACTCGGCCCAACCCAGGACGTGTTCCAGGGGATGGCCGGCCACTCGCCGCTCCACCATGGCGGCCAGGCCCTCGGGGGTGCGGGCCGCGGCGACGAGCAACGCGGCCTCGTCCTCGGCGAAGACGCAACCGGCGACGCGGAGCCTGTCGACGACGGAGGACGGGAGTG
Proteins encoded in this region:
- the thrS gene encoding threonine--tRNA ligase translates to MNTAPAHDHRRLGRELDLFDTDPLMGAGLPYWLPDGAAVRHALEEYIRETERRAGYRHVYSPVLGKRELYEISGHWDHYRDDMFPPMDLGGEQVVLRPSLCPHHALIYRARPRSHRELPLRIAELGGMYRSERSGVLGGLTRVRAIQLNDAHIFCTLDQVADEARAALDLIRRAYADLGIRAARYRLSLPGEGGKYVADPAMWRRASALLTEVLDGSGVAYEAAGGEAAFYGPKIDVQIADRAGREATLSTVQVDLHQPRRFDLSYAGPDGARHRPVMVHRAVIGSVERAVAHLIEEHGGAFPAWLAPVQLAVLPVSEDELPHADGLVRRCRERGLRAELVGPAQGTLGARIRAARRAPYQAVIGPREAPADLVALRLRDGRRPAPLPAAEALARIAAVVAGRRGELWPEG
- a CDS encoding FG-GAP-like repeat-containing protein — translated: MRAISWNICGEAGGDRGEAGYCPYRNAPEQKVDQVKQLVDEHQANVVMLQEVCGNAPGSHVDLLHTKLGPEWSVRHAVGARESDGAAHCRNGLKGELGVALAVKGAIEETTTENTLPADPSGKDEQTLPILCATVRGWTTRVCTTHIKSGEDPRVGQQILNVERHLGADANTDVLLGGDFNRNADAAQMKPLTDSLDRAIDGYTYRNTNKLDHFFFTRAVGSSRVAHWDIDKSRMDTSPNEPDSGEPNGYSDHAPIIVYLRGAPVPGDMTGDGRPDMVAVDDAGRLRLYSGRGDGTFTGGHRVIGTGGWSGAAVTHRGDYTGDGREDLIARIGGELWLYPNNGDGTLGARVRIGSGLPADSQIVSVGDLTGDGHPDLVAGYDDKLWLYPGDPADKPHLKPRIQIGARGWAPMTLTAPGDATGDGRPDLLVRESTSGILWLYRGRPDGTFDDRTPYGRRGWNPLNRPLIAGGADADRNGIADLWATTREGTLLHYAGGRNADGDPVDGEATVVGRSGWQNIESLA
- a CDS encoding maleylpyruvate isomerase N-terminal domain-containing protein; its protein translation is MASMSYDRHCAEIVAQTALLRTRVEGADLSAPVPTCPGWTLARLLRHLGGAHRRVETLVRTRATGPVPDGPAGDVPGPADGDGSALAARLTEGADRLADTLRAAGPEAAVWTPGPGATSAFWARRMAHETVVHRADAIFATAQAPGGPAVADRPFAVVEDVAVDALDEWMSFGSLPAVLERGPRISAFLGTGRTLRLQATDGTPEAAADWLVDLDADALSWHRPPPLAPSTPPATTTVRGALNDLLLLVYGRLPARGPVPAPVAAGTGPVEILGEAPLLDAWLEAVGCWLRE
- a CDS encoding glutathionylspermidine synthase family protein, which codes for MRRHRTEPRPDWQGIVEAQGLIYPLTRYPDDSLRPYWDESAYYSFSVDEIEELEGVVEELHGMCLAAAEHIVVHDRFADLGLTDPRLAARVAEAWRRRAELPSVYGRFDLRYDGTGPAKMLEYNADTPTSLVEAASPQWFWMEDRFPAADQWNSLHERLVAAWKRQAALLPPGAPLHFAHSADDELGEDLMTVAYLRETAEQAGLATEAIAMEEIGWDRLSGRFVDQQLRFVRACFKLYPWEWLAADAFGPHVLDTLDNGGATGSTLWIEPAWKMLLSNKALLAVLWELFPGHPNLLPAYLDGPRDLPAGPGYVAKPLLGREGEGVTVHPSGSAAVLRDEPCCYQELAPLPDFDGNRVVLGAWVVDDEAAGLGIRESAGLVTDGYARFVPHLIGGDSG
- a CDS encoding helix-turn-helix domain-containing protein, with amino-acid sequence MASLNVGNLGEFLREQRRTAQLSLRQLADAAGVSNPYLSQIERGLRKPSAEILQQLAKALRISAETLYVQAGILDERRAPDGTGVQTAILTDPSLNERQKQVLLQIYESFRKENGLGGGEPAGGTAPRSGDGPEDDDHPHETEADGGPHAT
- a CDS encoding DUF2516 family protein; protein product: MLIYGFQSILSWVQLALGVYAAVMLIDAATRREDAYRAADKQNKGMWLIFLGLATALLFLLPMLSFLPIIGVIAVIVYTVDVRPALRAVAGGGRGPRRRGSSSDGPYGPYNGGR
- a CDS encoding C40 family peptidase encodes the protein MGSQGAQQGVRDASAGWGLRGGRLAVCTAVVLCATGLLGGTATAAQRSPDPAPSPGGEARHLDEVRKEIEGLYRTAERATDDYNAAEEQVQLQQKKIVQLARTIDSGQQRLAALKRRAGALASAQYRTGGIPPEAQLLLSPDPESFLANADLTRKGQQAVKGVISQLTHLQSDLQGYAQDASHRWEQLDADRRKKDAARKEINDRIDAAKKLESRLAAKEKERLRKLEDDQALLAQQKWLDSGVLRDITNKASEQGKKAISYATSQIGKDYVWGAVGPDTFDCSGLTLRSWQAAGRTIPRTSQEQWRQLPRVALKDMRPGDLVIYFSDASHVGMYVGDGAIVHAPRPGRQVTLTGAGSMPILGVVRPDGDPAR
- a CDS encoding PP2C family protein-serine/threonine phosphatase; protein product: MPVPVPRPRTDVLPHEAGPVDPGCAETARAAAVGMPAHGACSGASHPPQTAPEAPPTPLAAARPAPLPRDLPAAELPRPAADHRLPAGRTAARPAAGHAPDPANGTVFSATVEAPAAAEPLPDPPPEPPAQGLTLLLIGEDPNSHVPEMWDWAGRKVRLRTARNLTEAERLLTDDVHCILLDLTPAEGEARTTGGSRGDELGVLRDVLRMAPAQAVLVLTCETDAERAADAVRVGAQDYLFRDELDGKVLSRAVRYAVERKRADLAQRQLTESRLRAQENARLERGLLPTPLLDGSELRFAACYRPGRSRALLGGDFYDTVRTPDGTVHAMIGDVCGHGPDEAALGVELRIAWRALTFAGLYGDELLATLQKVLENERSDDEIFATLCTVDISEDGHRAGVCLAGHPAPLLARAGRRPELLPYEFGGPALGLLPEARWPRRQVELGAAWSLLMYTDGLIEGRIGEGNRRLGQEGMTELVARQMANGLQGEELLEESVREVRALNGGELTDDVAVLLLDRR